A window from Candidatus Nitrospira neomarina encodes these proteins:
- a CDS encoding OmpA family protein — protein MSFPTDPDNTSSPTTGGIIDLMTSLAMIFILLFAAFITQTPSEAQSQLQEHKENVQAALRDHLERLGLTLESDPQDPLTLLIVVPDNKLTFEFGQSILSHDAVQFLQEAMPFYAAVLCGPLRDKVDSLAIQGHTDDRGDDAYNLKLSQERSLAVMVKGLEAIEAQEPSAYQCFQAMTSASGRGRQDLIYDGNSRVNREKSRRVIFKIRLRSTEQRHMAEQPAKIL, from the coding sequence ATGAGTTTTCCGACGGATCCGGATAACACCAGTTCTCCCACGACGGGCGGTATCATTGATCTCATGACCTCTCTGGCCATGATCTTCATTCTGCTCTTTGCAGCATTTATCACCCAAACCCCCTCCGAAGCCCAGTCGCAATTGCAAGAACACAAAGAGAATGTGCAGGCAGCCCTTCGGGACCATTTGGAGCGGTTAGGACTGACCCTGGAGTCCGATCCCCAAGATCCGCTCACGCTTCTCATCGTCGTCCCCGACAATAAACTCACCTTTGAGTTCGGCCAAAGCATACTTTCTCATGACGCCGTTCAGTTTTTACAGGAGGCGATGCCGTTCTACGCGGCCGTCTTATGCGGACCCTTACGCGACAAGGTCGATTCCCTCGCAATCCAGGGTCACACCGACGATCGCGGGGACGATGCCTATAATTTAAAATTAAGCCAGGAGCGATCCCTGGCCGTGATGGTGAAAGGGCTAGAGGCCATTGAGGCTCAAGAGCCGTCGGCCTATCAATGCTTCCAGGCCATGACGTCAGCTTCCGGCCGTGGCAGACAAGACTTGATCTACGATGGGAATAGCAGGGTGAACCGCGAAAAGAGCCGGCGCGTAATCTTTAAAATCCGCCTCCGTTCAACCGAGCAACGTCATATGGCTGAGCAGCCAGCCAAGATACTATAA
- a CDS encoding DUF5069 domain-containing protein gives MNHESEQWEERFRALFESKVAAYKNGERQVDVMFTKQEDDFLRSIGATPQEIFDFVEDWCDAGEPDPETALAITRIRRDYFLNDQQGQYSKFVKITELFPPREASLAGLEWFPRLIEKARAKLYGELPPDLMYSCGADLRFLRKINVNPVEFLQMVREADDDVDRIVKFVKERSQT, from the coding sequence ATGAATCACGAATCTGAACAGTGGGAAGAGAGATTCCGGGCCCTCTTCGAAAGCAAGGTCGCGGCTTATAAAAACGGGGAGCGTCAGGTGGATGTGATGTTTACGAAACAAGAGGATGATTTTCTTCGATCAATCGGGGCCACGCCTCAGGAAATTTTCGACTTTGTGGAGGACTGGTGCGATGCCGGAGAACCCGATCCGGAAACCGCTCTTGCCATCACCAGGATAAGGCGGGACTATTTTTTGAACGATCAACAGGGACAATATTCGAAATTCGTGAAAATTACTGAATTGTTCCCGCCTCGGGAGGCCTCTCTGGCCGGACTGGAATGGTTTCCGCGCCTTATTGAGAAAGCCAGAGCCAAGCTTTATGGAGAGTTGCCACCCGATCTGATGTATAGTTGCGGTGCGGATCTCCGATTTCTGAGAAAGATCAACGTCAATCCCGTTGAATTTCTCCAAATGGTCCGGGAGGCGGATGACGACGTGGACCGCATCGTGAAATTTGTGAAGGAACGGTCACAAACCTGA
- a CDS encoding alpha/beta fold hydrolase → MASKSGNQEPATAQTTAVWSNHPTLHKTVEVDGLEIFYREAGPKDAPVILLLHGFPTSSHMFRNLIPQLSDRFHVVAPDYPGFGNSSMPTVDQFHYTFDNLAKVMEQFIQKVGLKSYSLYLMDYGAPVGFRLAVSHPERIESLIIQNGNAYEEGLREFWKPFRAFWKDRTPQNAEPLKRSLNIDATKWQYTHGVRNSAVISPDNWLVDQYLLDREGNQAIQLELFYSYGSNPPLYPQWQEYLREYQPPTLIVWGKNDQIFPAEGAYPYKRDLNNLEFHLLDTGHFALEEDGDLIANYIGRFLDKRVAVNR, encoded by the coding sequence ATGGCTTCCAAGTCGGGAAATCAAGAACCGGCCACTGCTCAAACCACGGCCGTGTGGAGCAATCATCCTACTCTCCATAAAACGGTGGAAGTGGACGGACTGGAGATCTTTTATCGGGAGGCGGGACCAAAGGATGCGCCGGTCATTTTATTGCTTCATGGGTTCCCGACTTCGTCCCACATGTTCCGCAACCTGATCCCGCAGTTATCCGACCGCTTCCATGTAGTGGCTCCGGATTACCCGGGATTTGGAAACAGTTCCATGCCGACGGTGGATCAGTTCCACTATACCTTCGATAATCTTGCGAAGGTCATGGAGCAGTTCATACAAAAAGTCGGATTGAAATCCTACAGTTTGTATTTGATGGATTATGGGGCTCCTGTGGGATTCCGTTTGGCCGTTAGCCATCCCGAACGGATCGAATCTCTCATTATCCAGAATGGAAACGCCTATGAAGAAGGATTACGGGAGTTCTGGAAACCGTTTCGAGCCTTCTGGAAAGACCGTACTCCGCAAAATGCCGAACCTCTGAAGCGATCTCTCAATATTGACGCCACAAAATGGCAGTATACCCATGGAGTGAGAAATTCAGCAGTCATCAGCCCGGATAATTGGTTAGTTGACCAATACCTGTTGGACCGGGAGGGAAATCAGGCCATTCAACTGGAATTGTTCTATAGCTATGGCTCAAACCCGCCGCTCTATCCACAGTGGCAGGAATATCTGCGAGAGTATCAACCGCCCACGTTAATTGTGTGGGGGAAGAACGATCAGATCTTTCCGGCTGAAGGGGCCTACCCGTATAAACGGGATCTGAACAATCTGGAGTTTCATCTACTGGACACGGGACACTTTGCCTTGGAAGAAGACGGCGACCTAATCGCTAATTATATTGGCCGTTTTCTGGATAAACGAGTAGCGGTAAACCGGTGA
- a CDS encoding nuclear transport factor 2 family protein: MSSQTTINLQDRLEDLFSYIREGRILDAINAFYAEDAAMQENDQPPTVGRKANLEREKQFMNTVKEWKRFDVTAKGVGEDVTFYETVMDWIATDGTPVHAEQVVVAKWQDGRITHERYYHNP, encoded by the coding sequence ATGAGCTCACAAACCACCATCAACCTACAGGACAGACTGGAAGACTTGTTTTCGTATATCCGCGAAGGCCGCATTCTGGATGCGATCAATGCATTCTATGCGGAAGATGCGGCCATGCAGGAGAACGATCAACCACCAACGGTGGGGCGCAAGGCCAATTTGGAACGGGAGAAGCAATTCATGAACACCGTGAAGGAGTGGAAGCGCTTTGATGTCACGGCCAAGGGCGTTGGTGAGGACGTGACGTTTTATGAAACGGTCATGGACTGGATAGCCACGGACGGCACTCCGGTTCATGCTGAGCAGGTCGTGGTTGCCAAATGGCAGGACGGCAGGATCACTCACGAGCGGTATTACCACAATCCTTGA
- a CDS encoding carboxymuconolactone decarboxylase family protein: MPRLTALNPETATGQAQRLLKGVESKLGFAPNIMRTMANSPAVLQGYLDFSGALSKGHLSAKFREQIALTVSEVNDCRYCLAAHSAIGRTVGLSEEAISDSRRGESLDTKEATALAFTRQVVSNRAQVTDEEFAKLSKAGFTDGEMTEILANIALTLFTNYFNHVAGTDVDFPAASELEARV; this comes from the coding sequence ATGCCACGATTAACTGCACTCAATCCGGAGACTGCCACAGGTCAGGCTCAACGTTTGTTGAAAGGCGTGGAGAGCAAACTGGGATTCGCGCCCAACATTATGCGGACCATGGCCAACTCGCCGGCCGTCCTTCAGGGATACCTCGATTTCTCGGGAGCCCTCTCGAAAGGCCATCTTTCGGCGAAGTTTCGGGAACAAATTGCTCTGACCGTTTCGGAAGTCAATGACTGCCGGTATTGCCTCGCAGCCCATTCGGCCATCGGCCGGACGGTGGGGCTCAGCGAGGAAGCCATCAGTGACAGCCGGCGAGGCGAGTCACTCGACACTAAGGAGGCCACGGCCCTGGCGTTCACGCGGCAGGTCGTGTCGAACCGCGCGCAGGTCACGGACGAAGAGTTCGCCAAACTTTCTAAGGCCGGGTTCACGGACGGGGAGATGACGGAGATCCTGGCCAATATCGCGCTGACTCTGTTCACCAATTATTTCAATCACGTGGCCGGGACGGACGTGGACTTTCCTGCCGCTTCCGAGCTGGAAGCCAGGGTCTAG
- a CDS encoding PAS domain S-box protein yields MEALRTTTPTILVVDDEVDICLALSDLLESEGYQVETVETGREALRRVSPVHSYSAVILDLGLPDLDGLIVLQRLYGQDPTLPVVILTAHGDQKEKILTLQHHAFAHLIKPYDRQEVVEMVHRAVAAKDLTWKAAQAEKALTSSESKRQIEQQRTQALLSESEQRLTLALKAGNMGIWDWHIPTGHLICSEEVAGLFGLAHGMFDETFEAYENCIHPDDRPMLKDIIGRTLETGAPYEVEHRIVWPTGEVRWIACKGQLVKDQDGLHQRMLGIVQDITTRKQAEIHLQDSQRFLTSIVDNLPHMIFVKDAKDLRFIRFNQAGEKLIGYSKEAMIGKTDHDLFPKSEADFYTRKDREVLSGKTLINIPEEVIHTQSHGTRYLHTKKIPILDGQGTPEYLLGISEDITEQKQAELERTERETLLHLIFEMGPGCIKRVAADGTLLHINPAGLDLIEATNAEEVLGCSVFDLVVPEHLDAFKQMHHEVIQGKKQTLQFEVQSLKGTRSWIETYAVPFKNPITNEVEHLAVTHDITERKKSEEQAQRLSRQNELILSSAGDGIYGLDLEGRTTFVNPAGAKMLGYDPQELIGSLMHGTVHHSKSDGSLYPRETCPMYAVYSDGVTRQVEDEVLWRKDGTSFPVDYTSTPIWQDGNLTGAVVTFRDISERKQTEEAFNKSRAEFLTLVDSLEGIVWECELPSYRITFVSQQAERLLGYPINEWLENHDFFWGRLHEADKNRVMEYSREAILKKKNYEIEYRFLRKNGEMIWLRDLVTVVVERGQPVKLRGVIFNITQTKQAETVLQESEERFRLLNEAIPQQVWTACPDGSLDYVNPRVLEYFGSSFEEMIGHGWQQFLHPDDLPGCLDCWARARETNQPYEIEFRLLRGSDHAFRWHLGRALPVFNSEGQVVKWFGSNTDITQLKQLENQVRQSQKMEAIGTLAGGIAHDFNNILMAIIGYTELAKQSARENIKAQRNLDEVLVAGQRAKELVQQILTFSRQTEQIQQPLDLQLLVKEIGKFLRATFPATIDIRQHFTEATSIILGDPIQMHQVLMNLCANAEYAMRGSGGVLELKLESVIGEPDGIGAHPDLKGGAYVCLTVRDTGTGMTPDVVQRIFDPFFTTKRVGEGTGMGLAVVHGIVISYGGVIKVESEPGQGTLFSIYFPEMAATSYPEENPPLPQEVFKGRGHILFVEDEVPLARLGEEAMKGLGYEVIVRMSSVEALETFRADPFRFDAVVTDQTMPHITGEALARQLLELRPDVPIILCTGFSHSMTSEKAKAMGIRAFLLKPLLIKDLAWTLREVLDS; encoded by the coding sequence ATGGAGGCTCTGAGAACCACCACACCCACTATCCTTGTTGTGGATGACGAGGTGGACATTTGTCTCGCCTTGAGTGATCTGCTGGAAAGTGAAGGGTATCAGGTTGAGACCGTGGAGACCGGAAGGGAAGCGTTACGTCGAGTGTCTCCCGTTCATTCCTATAGTGCCGTCATCCTCGATTTAGGTCTGCCTGACCTTGATGGTCTCATTGTCCTTCAACGGTTGTATGGACAGGATCCCACCCTTCCTGTGGTCATTCTTACGGCGCATGGCGATCAAAAAGAAAAAATTCTCACTCTGCAACATCATGCATTTGCCCACTTGATCAAACCCTATGACCGGCAGGAGGTGGTTGAGATGGTGCATCGCGCGGTTGCGGCCAAGGATTTGACTTGGAAAGCTGCGCAGGCGGAAAAGGCGCTCACCTCCAGTGAATCGAAACGCCAGATCGAACAGCAACGTACGCAAGCCTTGCTTTCCGAAAGTGAGCAACGGCTGACGTTGGCCTTGAAGGCGGGAAATATGGGGATTTGGGACTGGCATATTCCGACCGGTCATCTTATCTGCTCGGAGGAAGTTGCCGGGCTCTTCGGGTTGGCCCATGGGATGTTTGATGAAACATTTGAGGCTTACGAAAACTGCATTCATCCAGATGATCGCCCGATGCTTAAAGACATCATTGGGAGAACGCTGGAGACCGGGGCGCCTTATGAAGTCGAGCATCGAATTGTGTGGCCAACCGGGGAGGTCCGGTGGATCGCCTGCAAGGGGCAGCTTGTTAAAGATCAGGATGGTCTCCACCAACGAATGCTCGGCATCGTTCAAGATATCACCACCAGGAAACAGGCAGAGATCCATTTGCAGGATAGTCAACGCTTTTTGACCTCCATTGTGGATAATCTCCCGCATATGATTTTTGTTAAAGATGCCAAAGATCTCCGCTTTATCCGCTTCAATCAAGCCGGAGAAAAGCTCATTGGCTATTCCAAGGAAGCGATGATCGGGAAAACCGATCACGATTTGTTCCCCAAATCGGAAGCAGACTTTTATACCAGGAAAGATCGAGAAGTCTTGTCCGGTAAAACCCTGATTAATATCCCGGAGGAGGTCATTCACACCCAATCTCATGGGACACGGTATCTGCATACCAAAAAAATTCCGATCTTAGATGGTCAGGGAACCCCTGAATATCTTTTAGGAATTTCAGAGGATATTACTGAGCAGAAGCAGGCAGAATTGGAACGGACAGAACGTGAAACGTTGTTACACCTTATTTTTGAAATGGGGCCAGGTTGCATTAAACGGGTTGCCGCCGATGGAACCCTGCTCCACATCAATCCTGCGGGGTTGGATTTAATCGAAGCGACAAATGCCGAGGAGGTGCTTGGATGTTCCGTCTTTGACCTCGTCGTGCCTGAGCATCTGGATGCCTTTAAGCAGATGCATCACGAGGTGATACAGGGGAAGAAACAGACCCTTCAATTTGAGGTCCAGAGCCTCAAAGGCACCAGAAGTTGGATAGAAACCTATGCGGTGCCATTCAAAAATCCCATCACGAATGAAGTGGAACATTTAGCGGTCACCCACGATATTACGGAACGGAAAAAGTCAGAGGAGCAGGCTCAGCGGTTGTCCCGTCAGAATGAACTGATCCTGTCATCGGCAGGTGACGGGATCTATGGATTAGATCTTGAGGGTCGGACGACCTTTGTCAATCCGGCTGGGGCAAAAATGTTGGGGTATGACCCCCAGGAGCTCATTGGATCCCTTATGCATGGAACCGTCCATCATTCTAAGTCCGATGGTTCTCTTTATCCCCGTGAAACCTGCCCTATGTATGCGGTCTATTCGGACGGAGTTACTCGGCAGGTAGAAGATGAAGTCTTGTGGCGCAAAGACGGCACCAGTTTCCCGGTGGACTATACCAGCACCCCAATTTGGCAGGATGGGAATCTGACAGGAGCGGTCGTCACTTTTCGAGATATTTCCGAGCGCAAGCAAACGGAAGAGGCGTTTAATAAATCGAGAGCGGAGTTTTTGACCTTAGTCGATTCACTGGAGGGGATTGTGTGGGAGTGTGAGTTGCCTTCTTATCGGATCACCTTTGTTAGTCAACAGGCGGAGCGCCTGTTGGGGTATCCCATAAATGAATGGTTGGAAAATCACGATTTTTTCTGGGGTCGTCTTCATGAGGCTGACAAAAACCGGGTGATGGAATATAGCAGGGAAGCCATTCTCAAGAAAAAGAACTATGAAATAGAATACCGATTTCTCAGGAAGAATGGGGAGATGATCTGGCTAAGAGATCTGGTGACCGTGGTGGTGGAACGTGGTCAGCCTGTGAAATTGCGTGGAGTCATCTTTAATATAACGCAGACGAAGCAGGCAGAAACCGTTCTTCAGGAGAGTGAAGAGCGGTTCAGACTTTTAAATGAAGCGATTCCTCAGCAGGTATGGACGGCATGCCCTGATGGGTCTTTAGATTATGTCAATCCACGGGTTCTCGAGTATTTCGGTTCATCCTTTGAAGAGATGATCGGTCATGGGTGGCAGCAATTTCTGCATCCGGATGATCTACCTGGATGTCTGGATTGCTGGGCCAGGGCACGTGAAACCAACCAACCCTACGAAATCGAATTTCGGCTATTGCGGGGGTCAGACCATGCTTTCCGATGGCATCTCGGGCGGGCTCTTCCTGTTTTTAATTCAGAGGGGCAGGTGGTGAAATGGTTTGGATCCAACACAGATATCACTCAATTAAAGCAGTTGGAAAATCAGGTTCGCCAATCTCAAAAAATGGAAGCGATTGGGACCTTGGCAGGTGGTATTGCCCATGATTTCAATAACATTCTTATGGCGATCATTGGTTATACGGAACTTGCCAAACAGAGTGCCAGGGAAAATATCAAAGCCCAAAGGAATCTTGATGAGGTGTTGGTAGCTGGGCAGCGCGCCAAGGAATTGGTTCAGCAAATTTTGACATTCAGTCGGCAAACCGAGCAAATCCAGCAGCCGCTTGACCTTCAACTGTTGGTCAAGGAAATTGGCAAATTCCTTCGTGCCACGTTCCCGGCGACCATCGACATTCGGCAACATTTCACTGAGGCGACCTCGATCATATTAGGAGATCCTATCCAAATGCATCAGGTGTTGATGAACCTGTGTGCCAACGCCGAATACGCCATGCGGGGAAGCGGAGGTGTTCTTGAATTGAAGTTGGAGAGTGTGATTGGTGAACCTGATGGGATTGGCGCACATCCTGATCTAAAGGGAGGTGCCTATGTATGTCTGACGGTTCGTGATACCGGAACAGGTATGACTCCGGATGTCGTCCAACGTATCTTTGATCCCTTCTTTACCACGAAGAGGGTCGGTGAAGGGACGGGAATGGGCTTGGCCGTGGTCCATGGAATCGTCATCAGTTATGGCGGTGTTATTAAGGTGGAGAGTGAACCTGGACAGGGAACGCTGTTTAGCATTTATTTTCCGGAGATGGCGGCCACGAGTTATCCAGAGGAAAATCCTCCATTGCCACAAGAAGTGTTCAAGGGCCGAGGGCATATACTTTTTGTGGAAGATGAGGTGCCCCTCGCCAGGCTTGGGGAGGAGGCCATGAAGGGGTTGGGGTATGAGGTTATAGTGCGCATGAGTAGCGTTGAAGCTCTGGAAACTTTTCGGGCCGATCCCTTTCGATTTGATGCGGTTGTGACCGATCAAACGATGCCGCATATCACCGGCGAAGCTCTTGCGCGTCAATTGTTAGAACTTAGACCGGACGTGCCTATTATCCTGTGTACGGGGTTTAGTCACAGTATGACCTCGGAAAAGGCCAAAGCCATGGGGATTCGTGCTTTTCTTTTAAAGCCGCTGTTGATCAAGGATCTCGCGTGGACTCTTCGGGAGGTTCTGGATTCATGA
- a CDS encoding pyridoxamine 5'-phosphate oxidase family protein, producing the protein MKPPISDIAFTPSVKVVQERLGSRQHYARMEEREGWSDTITPELADFLRERDSFYFATASAAGRPYIQHRGGPKGFLRVLDDRTLAFADFKGNRQYISLGNLAENHQAFLFLMDYATQTRIKMWGTAEVIEGAQDLLKQLTDTHYKGKPERVIRFHVEAWDANCRQHIPAKYSQEEVERLMLPLRNRITALETEIEILNRQLRVSV; encoded by the coding sequence ATGAAACCACCAATCAGTGATATCGCCTTTACTCCGTCCGTGAAAGTCGTGCAGGAGCGACTGGGGTCACGACAGCACTACGCACGAATGGAGGAACGGGAGGGCTGGTCGGACACCATAACGCCTGAGCTTGCAGATTTCTTACGCGAGCGGGACTCCTTCTATTTCGCCACAGCGAGTGCGGCAGGAAGACCTTATATTCAGCATCGAGGAGGTCCCAAGGGTTTTCTTAGGGTGCTGGATGATCGGACCCTCGCCTTCGCCGACTTCAAAGGCAATCGCCAATATATCTCATTGGGAAATTTGGCCGAAAACCATCAGGCCTTTTTGTTCCTGATGGATTATGCCACCCAAACCCGAATCAAGATGTGGGGAACGGCAGAGGTCATTGAGGGTGCTCAGGACTTGCTCAAACAACTCACCGATACACATTATAAGGGAAAGCCCGAACGGGTTATTCGTTTTCATGTGGAAGCCTGGGATGCCAATTGCCGACAACACATTCCCGCCAAATATTCACAAGAGGAGGTCGAGCGCCTTATGTTGCCCCTTAGGAACCGGATCACGGCCCTGGAAACCGAAATTGAGATATTAAACAGACAATTGCGGGTGTCCGTGTAA
- a CDS encoding zinc-dependent alcohol dehydrogenase family protein translates to MPKIVRFHQTGGPDVLKLEDFPLAEPGKGEVRMKVEAIGLNRAEVMLRKGQYLETPQLPSRIGYEAAGVIDAVGPDITDLHIGDRVSTIPSFPMSQYGVYGESAIVPASAAAPYPDNLSAIEGAAIWMQYMTAYGALIEYGNLKTGDTVLITAASSSVGLAAIQIVKATGGVAIASTRGADKKAFLLEAGADHVIVTDAEDLAERGMALTSGKGARLVFDPVAGPLLEQLAAVTAPGGIIFEYGALAPHPTPFPLFPALAKGLTIRGYTLFEIVKNPEMLKRGKDYIYQGLESGALKPIIDRTFPLAEIAEAHRYMVSNQQKGKIVVTV, encoded by the coding sequence ATGCCAAAGATCGTTCGCTTTCATCAAACGGGCGGACCTGACGTTCTGAAGCTTGAGGACTTCCCTTTGGCCGAACCGGGTAAGGGAGAAGTGCGCATGAAGGTGGAGGCTATCGGTCTTAACCGCGCCGAAGTCATGCTGAGAAAAGGCCAATATCTGGAGACGCCTCAACTGCCCTCTCGGATAGGATATGAAGCGGCAGGAGTCATTGATGCCGTCGGTCCCGACATCACAGACCTTCATATTGGGGACAGGGTGAGTACGATTCCGTCCTTTCCCATGAGCCAATATGGTGTCTATGGTGAGAGTGCCATCGTCCCGGCCTCTGCGGCCGCTCCTTATCCCGACAACCTCTCCGCCATTGAAGGTGCCGCCATCTGGATGCAATACATGACGGCGTATGGGGCACTCATTGAATACGGAAACCTGAAAACAGGCGACACGGTTTTGATAACGGCCGCCAGCAGCAGTGTGGGATTGGCGGCCATTCAAATCGTTAAAGCTACCGGAGGAGTCGCGATTGCTTCGACTCGTGGCGCGGATAAAAAAGCCTTTCTCCTTGAAGCGGGAGCGGATCATGTGATTGTGACTGATGCGGAAGATCTGGCGGAAAGAGGAATGGCGCTCACCTCTGGAAAAGGCGCGCGCCTGGTGTTTGATCCTGTTGCGGGTCCGTTGTTGGAACAACTCGCCGCCGTCACCGCACCAGGAGGGATCATCTTTGAATATGGGGCATTGGCTCCACACCCAACCCCGTTTCCTTTGTTCCCTGCCCTGGCAAAAGGATTAACCATACGAGGCTATACGCTATTCGAGATTGTCAAAAACCCTGAAATGCTGAAGCGCGGGAAAGACTATATTTATCAGGGATTAGAATCAGGCGCTTTAAAACCGATCATCGACCGCACCTTCCCTTTAGCGGAAATTGCGGAAGCGCATCGCTACATGGTCTCCAACCAGCAAAAAGGCAAAATCGTCGTGACGGTATAA
- a CDS encoding alkene reductase yields MTKLFEPLTIGSLTLPNRIIMAPLTRMRSKQPGNVPHELNVTYYAQRASAGLIISEATQVSQQGQGYPGTPGIHSQEQVQGWKLVTDAVHKAGGRIFLQLWHVGRISHPSHQPDGALPVAPSALAAENSGTYTADWQETPILVPRALETDEIAGIVADFKAGAENAKAAGFDGVEVHGANGYLLDQFLQDGSNVRTDDYGGSIENRARLLLEVVDAVNEVWGKERVGVRVSPFNAFNGMRDSDPITLFTYVLRELDARGVAFVDLIEPRAALAGMQDESLQDTPQTAALFRDNLKSVLISAGGHTPDSALEYTEKSLADAVAFGRYFISNPDLSERIRKSAPLTPYDRSTFYGGDTKGYTDYLPLNEKAA; encoded by the coding sequence ATGACAAAACTTTTTGAGCCCTTAACCATAGGTTCTCTGACATTGCCCAATCGCATCATCATGGCACCGTTAACACGGATGCGATCAAAGCAGCCAGGAAACGTTCCACATGAACTCAATGTCACATATTATGCACAACGTGCTTCTGCCGGATTAATCATCTCGGAAGCCACTCAAGTTTCCCAACAGGGACAGGGCTATCCAGGCACCCCAGGGATACATTCCCAAGAGCAAGTCCAGGGCTGGAAACTCGTAACCGATGCGGTGCATAAGGCAGGCGGCCGGATCTTTCTTCAACTATGGCATGTGGGGCGCATTTCTCACCCTTCTCATCAACCCGATGGTGCGTTGCCGGTTGCCCCTTCTGCTCTTGCTGCGGAAAACAGTGGAACGTATACCGCTGATTGGCAGGAAACGCCTATTTTGGTTCCTCGTGCACTTGAAACAGATGAAATAGCAGGAATTGTTGCTGACTTTAAAGCGGGTGCTGAAAACGCCAAAGCAGCGGGGTTCGATGGTGTAGAAGTGCATGGAGCTAATGGGTATTTACTCGATCAGTTCCTTCAGGATGGTTCCAACGTTCGCACCGACGACTATGGTGGATCAATTGAAAATCGTGCCCGTCTGTTGTTGGAGGTCGTCGATGCGGTCAACGAAGTCTGGGGAAAAGAACGTGTTGGCGTGCGTGTATCTCCCTTTAACGCATTTAATGGCATGAGGGATAGTGATCCGATCACGCTGTTCACCTATGTCCTCCGTGAATTGGATGCACGAGGTGTGGCCTTTGTTGATTTAATTGAGCCACGGGCAGCGCTCGCGGGCATGCAAGACGAAAGCCTTCAAGACACACCACAAACGGCCGCATTGTTTCGTGATAACTTGAAGTCTGTTCTGATTTCCGCAGGAGGGCATACCCCTGATTCCGCTCTTGAATATACAGAAAAGAGTTTGGCAGACGCGGTGGCGTTTGGAAGGTACTTCATTTCCAACCCGGACCTCTCTGAACGGATCCGAAAGTCTGCCCCTCTCACTCCCTATGATCGTTCCACATTTTATGGTGGAGATACGAAAGGATATACCGACTATTTGCCTCTGAATGAAAAAGCTGCCTAA